Proteins encoded by one window of Castor canadensis chromosome 2, mCasCan1.hap1v2, whole genome shotgun sequence:
- the LOC109674467 gene encoding nuclear envelope pore membrane protein POM 121-like, with the protein MLPPRGAEPRSLSVARQIPARWDAWPPRSLADFRASIHVDVNGSPRAIITADHSSHRIVRRSCHSVRRSHHIARRYNARPQVPAHRSQVRPRSPLRSMGGYVGKPGPPPCAQDMPGHWPSPRSPPPLSAQRVLHICPSLPTPLLRDPRRPRSDCAASSCHLAITPQLRCPIPQARYSVLGALPTVCWDGDHQKAVLSARNSTMLYRLDTVRIPTPRKRPRPPGPEHTVSSAAHAEPDPGAKELPPSALEDRRKRTVKDEDQILADEQGHKKRYFDVIATEHALSEPLLANGDPASFVPKPESLKRGLISQSSEDFKSKRSCTCSVSSIHTGDILCSSHKTITSSYSSTVGISQLWKKGGPTSPPFSSQASSGSQMSERPVKKAREEGLCHPSNSSAPRGTTKEFQGERAADGTTGPQKDSRTSSSTPAMSGSRRRKTRLLPCRRGVPLTLPPPPQLGCPITAEDLDLERKARFQWFNKALEDKTDAASTCVPEESLDTQPSVTFTLPAASPAPLLDFLLVSSLNVLLETCKKMDSSGGPLASTDPASTTSTSALSTPKTSGLQDPAVSSLPCPPPGTSSLPFLALPPASSMTAVMNTKVLPAPQNETSAKAQGPWDPAPTLKPGEVMPGVEGEERLGGPLLCTPNSILFEVQSSRPPKPPSPVTPGLSSACPISQPLFLTPPESTRDSPMSWIPSATPGASFSSTLSATTGTTTLSLKPVLGCMGPPTSLPLSTPVKETTTRPTNAPVFTGLATSPSTTASVTTACTSTDSASKRLYGFEVNGPASSRSSSTRTMVSTSKPIFFGVPHASATSFPGAMVSRLQSSQPGALQASVAARPLGQALSNAAEMATMQGSTAGFSCFSSPLTNSTKVITSQPTLTVGITTTPAFQGPFDCDSQSRVGVRKAQQQEAPKPALALHCGSTFPFVNSGAPGPPAVPGCQGSLGWLCAFGEPRWERLGLCAPCHSPQAAGLLSDLLSSHHHPGH; encoded by the coding sequence ATGCTCCCGCCGCGTGGGGCAGAGCCGCGATCCCTGAGTGTCGCGCGCCAGATTCCCGCTCGCTGGGATGCTTGGCCTCCGCGATCATTGGCAGATTTCCGCGCCTCCATCCACGTGGACGTCAACGGAAGCCCTAGAGCCATCATCACCGCTGATCACAGCTCCCACCGCATTGTCCGCAGATCTTGCCACAGCGTCCGCAGGTCTCATCACATCGCCCGCAGGTATAACGCAAGGCCGCAGGTCCCAGCACACCGTTCGCAGGTCCGACCCCGAAGTCCGCTCCGCTCCATGGGAGGCTACGTGGGCAAGCCCGGCCCGCCGCCCTGTGCACAGGACATGCCCGGCCACTGGCCGTCCCCGCGCTCCCCGCCGCCCTTGTCCGCCCAGCGCGTCCTCCACATCTGCCCGTCGCTGCCCACCCCGCTGCTCCGAGACCCCCGCAGGCCCCGCAGCGACTGTGCCGCCTCCTCCTGCCACTTGGCCATCACGCCTCAACTGCGCTGCCCGATCCCGCAGGCCCGCTACTCCGTGCTGGGGGCGCTGCCCACCGTGTGCTGGGACGGTGACCACCAGAAGGCCGTGCTGTCTGCGCGGAACTCCACGATGCTGTACCGCCTGGACACCGTGCGGATTCCCACTCCCCGCAAGCGCCCGCGTCCTCCAGGGCCCGAGCACACGGTCAGCTCTGCAGCCCATGCAGAGCCAGACCCGGGTGCAAAGGAGCTGCCACCAAGTGCCCTCGAAGACAGGAGGAAAAGGACCGTGAAGGACGAAGACCAAATACTCGCTGATGAGCAGGGACACAAGAAAAGGTACTTTGATGTCATTGCAACCGAACATGCCTTATCTGAACCCCTGCTGGCTAACGGGGACCCTGCTTCTTTTGTGCCTAAGCCTGAGTCCCTAAAGAGAGGCCTCATTTCCCAGAGTTCAGAAGACTTCAAGAGCAAGCGATCTTGCACCTGTTCTGTGTCAAGCATACACACAGGTGACATCCTTTGCTCTAGCCACAAAACCATCACCAGTTCCTACAGCTCTACAGTAGGCATCTCACAGCTGTGGAAGAAAGGGGGTCCCACCTCACCCCCCTTTTCTAGCCAGGCCTCCTCTGGCTCCCAGATGTCAGAGAGACCAGtcaagaaagcaagagaagagGGGCTGTGTCATCCATCCAATTCTTCAGCTCCACGGGGGACCACCAAGGAGTTCCAGGGTGAAAGGGCTGCAGATGGGACTACAGGGCCACAGAAGGACTCCAGAACTTCCTCATCCACACCTGCCATGTCAGGGAGCCGAAGACGGAAGACCCGGCTGCTGCCCTGCAGGCGAGGGGTTCCACTGACCTTGCCTCCGCCTCCTCAGCTTGGTTGTCCCATCACTGCAGAAGACCTGGACCTGGAGAGGAAGGCGAGGTTCCAGTGGTTTAACAAGGCCTTGGAGGACAAGACTGATGCAGCCTCCACTTGTGTTCCTGAGGAGTCACTTGACACTCAGCCCTCTGTCACTTTCACCCTGCCTGCAGCCAGTCCTGCTCCCTTGCTGGACTTTCTCCTGGTCTCAAGTTTGAATGTGCTGCTGGAGACCTGCAAGAAGATGGACAGCTCTGGTGGCCCATTGGCCTCCACAGACCCTGCCTCAACAACCTCCACTTCAGCCCTTTCAACGCCCAAAACAAGTGGTCTTCAGGACCCTGCTGTCTCTTCCCTGCCATGTCCCCCGCCAGGCACTTCATCCTTGCCTTTCCTAGCGCTGCCCCCTGCTTCCTCCATGACAGCAGTCATGAACACCAAGGTGCTTCCAGCCCCTCAGAATGAGACCTCTGCAAAAGCCCAAGGCCCCTGGGACCCTGCCCCTACCCTGAAGCCAGGAGAAGTCATGCCAGGAGTGGAGGGGGAAGAACGGTTGGGAGGCCCACTGCTTTGCACCCCAAATAGCATCCTGTTTGAGGTGCAGAGCAGCCGGCCACCCAAGCCTCCTTCCCCTGTCACTCCTGGCCTGTCTTCTGCTTGTCCCATATCccagcctctcttcctgacccCACCTGAAAGCACGAGAGACAGCCCCATGTCCTGGATCCCTTCAGCCACACCTGGAGCCTCTTTCAGCTCCACCCTCTCAGCCACCACTGGCACCACCACCTTGAGTTTGAAGCCTGTCCTTGGCTGCATGGGGCCACCTACTTCCCTTCCCTTGTCAACGCCCGTGAAGGAGACAACTACTCGACCCACCAATGCCCCTGTCTTCACTGGCCTGGCCACCAGCCCATCCACCACGGCTTCTGTCACCACAGCATGCACATCCACAGATTCTGCTTCAAAACGCTTGTATGGCTTTGAGGTGAATGGCCCGGCCAGCAGCAGGAGCAGCTCGACCAGAACCATGGTTTCTACCTCCAAGCCAATCTTCTTTGGGGTTCCCCATGCCTCTGCCACCAGCTTCCCTGGAGCCATGGTGTCCAGGCTTCAGTCTAGCCAGCCTGGGGCCCTGCAGGCCTCGGTAGCAGCCCGACCCTTGGGCCAGGCTCTCTCCAATGCTGCTGAGATGGCCACCATGCAGGGCAGCACAGCTGGCTTCAGCTGCTTCAGCAGCCCCCTCACCAACTCCACCAAGGTAATCACAAGTCAGCCGACACTGACCGTTGGCATCACCACCACCCCTGCTTTCCAAGGTCCCTTTGACTGTGACTCACAGTCTAGAGTCGGGGTCAGGAAGGCACAGCAGCAGGAGGCCCCCAAGCCAGCCCTTGCCCTGCACTGTGGCAGTACTTTCCCATTTGTGAACTCTGGGGCCCCTGGGCCACCTGCAGTGCCTGGGTGCCAGGGCAGCCTTGGTTGGCTCTGTGCCTTTGGTGAgccaaggtgggaaaggctcggCCTCTGTGCTCCATGCCACAGCCCACAGGCAGCCGGCCTTTTGTCAGACCTCCTCAGTAGCCACCACCACCCAGGCCACTAG